The segment CCACCATCACCACGCGGTCAACACCAGCAACTTTTGCAGGAATGGCGTTCATCAAAACGGAGCTTGGATAACTTGCCGTGCCGCCTGGAACATAAAGACCGACAGATTGAAGTGCCGTCCAGCGTGACCCCAACTCCACGCCGATTGCATCTTCATACCGGTCATCTTTCGGCTTTTGACGTTCGTGGTGGGAGCGGATGCGACTAGCTGCAAGTTCAAGTGCTTCCAACGTTTCAGCGTCGCAAGCTTTTAGGGCTTCATCGATCTCAAGGGATGAAATCGCAAGACCTGAATTTGAAAGATCCGTGCGGTCAAATTTCAGCGTGTAGTCAATGACAGCCTGATCACCATGAGTGCGAACCGTCTCAATAATATCGCGGACAATAGTATCCACATCTTCCGATACTTCGCGCTTAGCGTTGAGCATGGATTGGAAATCATTGTTGAAATCTGGATCGTTTTGATTGAGGCGCTGAACCAAAGTTGGCTCCTGATCTAGCTTGGTCATCGTTCGTTGTGGTTGTAGCGCTTTTTGGCTTTGTGTCCACTATTTCGCCCTCATTTGTTGCTTTTTACCAGTCATCAGCTGTTCAGATTACTTGGCCTATCTTATGGAATGGAAAAATGGTTGAGTTTTACTGACCGCCTAATCAAATTTTTAATGGGCGTGAAGGATTAGATGAGGATAAATAAATGCATATTTTGAAGTTTTTAAAATTCGCAAGCGCTAGTGCAATCGCCGTTACAATAGGCACTGGACTATCAGCCCCAGCACAGGCGCTTAGTTTCGTGAAAAAGAATTTACCCATCGCGCATGTGTTCGGTTCTGAACTCAGTGTAGTGCGCTTTCAACAAGGCGAATTTCGCAACCGCGGCAATGGTCAATGGGATGAAATTTCCTCTCAGACCAAACAAGTCGTTTATCGATTTATTGCGCAATCAGCGACAACTAGCCATGTGACGCTTTTTGATTCCAGCCGAAATGTTACTTTGGTTTTGGATATTAATTTAGGCCAAATTCTTTTTGCTGTCGGCACACCAACATTCAGCCCGCTTTACAATATTACGACATTTGAGTTTGTACGCCGCGTACCTGCTGGCCAGTCTGGCACACAAACCCAACCTGTCGCGCCGCCGAAACCTTCAGCTCCGCAAGTTTATACACCGGGTGGAAATACTGGTGGTGGCGTTGTAACTGCGCCACCTGTTGTAACCGCTCCGCCCGTTGTAACAACGCCGCCAGTCGTGGCCGCTCCACCTATCGATAGACGCAAATGGCAGCATTTTTCAAGCAGATCGCAGGGCCGTCGTGTCCATCGTTTGGATTATGGTATTCCAGAAACGGATGCGATTACCTTTAGAGCGAGTTGTGTGCGGGGAAGTGGTGCGCCGCGTTTTGTCATCTCAGCTAATGTTGGCAGGCAGAAAAATGGAGCAAATGCCAGAATCCAATTTAATACCAATGGTTTTGGCAAGCGGTATTCTGGTCGTGTAGCGGGGGCAGGTAATACACAAGAGCGTATTGCAGGCATTCGGGTTTCTCTTGGAGTTAACGACCCACTTTGGAGTGCACTTGCCCGCAAAAATTCGATTTCTTATTCCACCTTTGGTCAACGCCGCTCCATGCGTCTTTCTGGCAGCCGCCGCGCTGTGAATGCTTTTCTTAGCGGGTGCCGTCCAAAACCTGTGGTGCAAAATCCAGTGACGCCGCAGAACCCGACAAACCCTCCTGTTCCGCCAAGAACGAATACAGTTGGTGGGGAAATTTCATGTAACAGACTTGGTCGTATCGCTTCAAAGAACGCCAACCGTCGCACGCGTGTAACCTTTGTGAATAGGTCTGGCAGACGGCGTCAAGTTATGTGGATCGACTATCAGGGAATTCCAAAATCCTATGGCGTTATTCCACCTGGCCAGTCGAGATCGTTTTCTACATTCGTTAGTCATCCGTGGATGATCGTCAATCGTCTTGGGGATTGTAAGCAGTTGTTCTTGCCACGCCCGGCGAATGCTAGGTTCGTGGTTAGACGCTAAAAGCTTAATTCAGGCGGGCAGCTGATATTTTTGCTCGCCTGATTTTAATTTAGGATGGTTTTATGATTGACGTTTAACCGTCTAAAGCATGCTCTGGGCGAGATTTGGTTTCCCATGCGCCGCCAAGGTCTGCCAATTGCGCTTCGATGCAGTCGACAAAAAGGCGGACAACGCCATCTCCTGAGAAAATCAGATCAATGGTGCCCGCAGGCGTATCCGATGGCAAATATTGGATAGCAAGCAAACTTAAAATCGCATCAGGCTGATCGCGCAAAATATTGTAGGTTTGAACTTTTTCAACATGGTCAAAGTGGATGGCTGTGCGACGACGCTCATTGACAACGCGGCCTTTGCCGGGCTGCCCTTTGGTCCATACGAAGCGATTTGCAGCGAGTGCAAAGCGGTTTTCCTTTGGCGAAAAGTTCAGATCGTCAACACGCATAACCGCGTCTTGTAGATAGGCTGAAAACACAACCAAATCTTCTTCGTCAAGCGCAACAAGTTTAAGTAGTTCAGTATTTGTATCAGTCATTTCATTCTTGTAGCTGGAAATTAGAGGTCACACAATCATAAGCACCCTACAAAAGCAAAACGAAGCGATCGAGGGCATGATCGCTTCGTTTAAGGGCAACTTGGATAAGGGGGCAAGGGTCCAAGTTGCGGGGGTCTGGAGGACCTAATTTTTGTTGAAACCTTCGCCAGCAGTTTGTTTGATGCGTGTTTCTAGGGCAAGTCCGTGTAACACGGTGGTCACGCTTGCAAACATCGCTGCGGCCAAGATAAGTGATCCAATTTTCGCCTGTCCGGTAAAGGCAAAAATCAAGATGCCAAGGGCAAACGTTACTGTCATAATTGCTTGTAGTTTAGTCATTCTACCCTCCTTGTCTCGTTTTCATAACGGGTGTTCGATTTCCGTTGAACTATATTTGGGAATGTAGGGGAAGGATTTCAATGGTAATGTGCTAAATTACACATCACATGTATTTGCCAGTTATGTTACTTTTGATTAAGTTGTTGAAATAAAATGTAATATTCCTTGTATTTTAAATATAGGTTTTTAAATTATTTGGCCGCGTTGCGTAATTTGGTCAAGGTTGTGGCTGGCGTAATCACATCTGGATTGGTTTTTATGTGTATGATGGAAGGCAGGCCACTGTTAGTTGCTCGCTCAAATGCAGCGGTAAATTCCTCGGTTTTTTCTACCAATTCACCGTATCCACCGCAGGCTTTTGCTAATAGTGCAAAATCGGGGTTGGTAAGCGTTGTTGCTGAAACGCGGTTTGGGTAGTCGCGTTCTTGGTGCATTCTGATGGTGCCATAAAGGCCATTGTCAAAAACCAAAACGACAATGGCGGCGCCTGTTTGTGCAGCCGTTGCAAATTCAAGTCCTGCCATTTGGAAGCAACCGTCGCCCGCAAAACAGATAACGGGTTTATCTGGGTTCCTTAGTTTGCCAGCAATGGCCGCGGGTAGGCCGTAGCCCATAGAGCCGGATGTGGGGGAGAG is part of the Hyphomicrobiales bacterium genome and harbors:
- a CDS encoding DUF2948 family protein, with the translated sequence MTDTNTELLKLVALDEEDLVVFSAYLQDAVMRVDDLNFSPKENRFALAANRFVWTKGQPGKGRVVNERRRTAIHFDHVEKVQTYNILRDQPDAILSLLAIQYLPSDTPAGTIDLIFSGDGVVRLFVDCIEAQLADLGGAWETKSRPEHALDG